The sequence cccaggtctcccgaccATGTGGTCAGTGCACTAGATCAAGATACTACAAATTTTACACGTCAGATCTGtccccttctttcctcctccccactttTACAATGCCACCCATAAGAAAGGTTTTAACACATCTATAGCCTTTAGAGAAAGTCAGCTGAAGCGCCACTGATGAGAGTCCAGTCCACCAAGAGCAACAGCTATCTTCAGACAAGCGAATGTTGGAGTATCAGAGCGTACTGTATCAGTCTTGTAGCCAATTCTTTAACGTAAGCTATGCTTTCTAAAAGCAAAGATTTGATATTGAACAATTAATGCTCAGTGGGGCCTTAAGGCAGTGCAATATCAAGAAATATGCAGCTTACCTGTAGTAGCGCTGATTGCGCTGCTGCACTATGCTGCAATTCCTGCAGGGAAGACTGTGCGGCACTTTGGGAAAATCCAGGTATACCAGGAAGAGATAAGAGTCCAGGGAAAACTGTATTTCCTGGGGTTTGCAGCCCAGAAGTCAGGCTGAAATAACCAAGACATGGCAGTTATTAGGAACACTTTCAACAATATTTTATCATAGATTTCTTATCTCGCTAACAGCACCAGGGTTTCTAAACTTCAATTAACTAAGTTTCCCAAACAGCACACCtaagctgcatccacacaatgTTTGCATGTATAAGCCAGGACACTGGTACACACATGCAACTTGAGCATGCAAGCCAGTATCTTGTGTGCAGTTACCTGCTTGTGCATGAATATTCTGTAGGTGAAAATGTAGTGTTGGATATTTTTCTTGACACAGAAAAGCTAGGATATTGTCTGCTATTACCCGAGTATGTAAATTGATACATATTTTAGACCCATTCTTGCAAAATCCTAGCATGTTGTAGGAGGTGCCAAGTACTCTCAACATAGAGCTGAAGACACTcatcaccttgcaggattggaccttatAGAAACTGGAATCCTGTACACTAGTTGCAAAATATAGACTGGCCTCCTCATTTAAATTCTAAAGACAGATGGAAATCTACTGCTGAAGtaaccatttaaaatattaaaagtacTTTATAACTATGCCTGGAAATACCATCTATGTCTAAAGTAAATCAATGTTTTGCTGAGAAAGAAATGGTTTTGACCTCCTTCAGAAACAGAAACATACCCAGCCTGTGCAACAAGTGCAGAGTTGAAGTTTGAGCTAAAGGCCGAGGCAAACCCTGGCAGGACCGGAGCCGGAGATGGGGCTGTGGCAGCTGCCGGCAGCGGTGCAACTGCTGCTACTGCAGAAGATGCCTGGAGGCCAGGGAAAGAAGGGAGAGCTGGAGTGACAGTGGGTGTGTTAGAGACAGGGAAACCAGGGAAGGATGGGTTTGATGATCCCAGAGGCCCCTGGGTGACAGAAAATAGGGAGGGGACGGCACTGGACAAGTTAAGCGGAAAGGGTGAAGCAGAGACTGTTGCTGAAGCAGTGAGTCCTGAGAGAACAGCGGCTGTAGAATTCACATGAGAAGCAGACACAGATGAAGCAGTTGTAGATGGAGTGGCTAACAAAGACCCTGGGACAGTGACCGGTGGTGTAAGTGCTGGGTTACCAGTAAAAGCAAAGTTACTGGTCAGAGACGTGAAGGGAGGAAGTCCATTAAACACTGGGGCAACTGGAGCAGAGGAAGCATGTGGGGCAAGGGAAATAGAGGCAAGAGAAGTGGAGCTGTTTAAGGGAGCACTCAAAGAGGAGAGACCTGATAATGCTGGATTAAGGGAACTAGGTAAACTGACTGGCACTGAAGTTGCAGAGGTATATGCACGCCCAAGCGCTGACAATCCTAGCGTGCCATGAGATGGGCCAGCCGAATGAGAAGGGCCTTTGAAGGCTGAGAGAGTAGGGCTCATGGGTTCAGTTTTGACCAGAACTGGAATACCTGTGGCAACTGGGGCTGATGAAATCTGCTGCTCAGGATTAGTAGGGCTTGCACCATGCAAAAGCGCAACGGAGGCGCCACAGCTGACTGGTATAATAGACTGTGAAGTGGTTAACGGTGACTGCGTTGGCAATGTTGGGGGAGTGGGACTAGGATTGGCTACAGAGGGAGATGGAAGACCCGGGAAAATGGCCAGGCTTGGCGTGGAAGAACGTTGTGGTGTAGGTGTGACAGATGGAGTATAACATTTGTTTACAGAGGAGGCAGGAGGCTCAGAGCTTTGATTAGCAAGAGCAGATAAAGAGGCAAGCTCACTCGTCACAGCAGAAGGTAAAGCATTGATTAATGAGGTATCATTTGATGTCAGAAATCCCTTTAACACAGACAGAATTGGATTAGGCAAGCTAAGTGGGCCAGAGATGCTAGTGGCAGGAGAGCTAGCAATTGCAGAGGGAATGGGACTAGATATCCCTTGAGGAGTGGGGGTCAAGGACAAAGGGAGGCCAGCAAAAACTGATGACAATGGAGTAGGATTATTAACTGAAGCAATTGAAGAGGTTGCAGAAAAAGGGAGGCCAGCAAATGGTGCAGAAGCAGATGCAAAAGCTTCATTAGAGGCAGGTGTGGCACATGGTGTGGAAGAACCTTGTGGAGCTGGCGTAGCAGCAGGGATAGAAGCCAGTCCGGAGAAAACTGCAGGAATAGGGATGGAGGTTGCACTATGAACAGATGTGACAGGAACACCAGGCAATGAAAGGGATTTGATGACAGATGGGGTCGGGGTTGATGGCTGAGATGTATGGATGGAAGAGGAGACCTGCCCTGGGAAAACAGGAAGCACAGGGGTAGACATGCTCATCCCAGAGATGACTGCAGTGGCAGGTGCTAATGGATGGCTTATTATCGCCTTGACAGGGGATGGGGTAGGAACTGGAGTAGCAGCAGGTGTTGAAGGATTAGAACCATGAGGAGTAAAGAGCTGATTCGCTTGTGCAGAAAAAGCTGCAAAGAAACAAAACTGGTAAGAATACTTGAAACCGACAGAAATGTTTCAATTCAACACAAATGCATcttatataattaaaaaatatgaTACACAAGCAGTAACATACATGTTTGTATATACACAATCTACATGGAAGGCTATGAAGATAAAATATAGAGGTATCTACATATAAGTGATATATGCCGTGCAGTATGCAGAAAGTAGACTACATGTATCTATGTGTCTCCCTTCAATAATTATCTATTACACGCACTAGCAATTATGTCTAACCCACTCTATGGCATTTACAACTTCTTCATGAGCTAGTGCAAGAGAGTTTAAATCTTCAAATGTGTTCCCAGAGATCTCTCTATGTAAGACAGGTA is a genomic window of Natator depressus isolate rNatDep1 chromosome 1, rNatDep2.hap1, whole genome shotgun sequence containing:
- the PROSER1 gene encoding proline and serine-rich protein 1 isoform X1; its protein translation is MDKKSFETVLDEIRKAVLTEYKLKAIEYVHGYFSSEQIVELLRYFSWAEPQLKAMKALQHKMVAVPASKVVNILNCFTFSKDKLVALELLASNIVDAQNYRLIEDLFRINMSEKKRCRRILEQASKGGCKAPHAMISSCGMIPGNPYPKGKPSRINGIFPGTPIKKETEECTNEGKGIAARILGPSKPAPATYNPHKPVPYPIPPCRPHATIAPSAYNNAGLVPMASVLAPSLPAPPPYTPNQVGSENEDLSNQAKPSQNQAFSAQANQLFTPHGSNPSTPAATPVPTPSPVKAIISHPLAPATAVISGMSMSTPVLPVFPGQVSSSIHTSQPSTPTPSVIKSLSLPGVPVTSVHSATSIPIPAVFSGLASIPAATPAPQGSSTPCATPASNEAFASASAPFAGLPFSATSSIASVNNPTPLSSVFAGLPLSLTPTPQGISSPIPSAIASSPATSISGPLSLPNPILSVLKGFLTSNDTSLINALPSAVTSELASLSALANQSSEPPASSVNKCYTPSVTPTPQRSSTPSLAIFPGLPSPSVANPSPTPPTLPTQSPLTTSQSIIPVSCGASVALLHGASPTNPEQQISSAPVATGIPVLVKTEPMSPTLSAFKGPSHSAGPSHGTLGLSALGRAYTSATSVPVSLPSSLNPALSGLSSLSAPLNSSTSLASISLAPHASSAPVAPVFNGLPPFTSLTSNFAFTGNPALTPPVTVPGSLLATPSTTASSVSASHVNSTAAVLSGLTASATVSASPFPLNLSSAVPSLFSVTQGPLGSSNPSFPGFPVSNTPTVTPALPSFPGLQASSAVAAVAPLPAAATAPSPAPVLPGFASAFSSNFNSALVAQAGLTSGLQTPGNTVFPGLLSLPGIPGFSQSAAQSSLQELQHSAAAQSALLQAHSASALENYPAQPDGFASYPSAPGTPFSLQTSLPQSGWQ
- the PROSER1 gene encoding proline and serine-rich protein 1 isoform X2, which gives rise to MDKKSFETVLDEIRKAVLTEYKLKAIEYVHGYFSSEQIVELLRYFSWAEPQLKAMKALQHKMVAVPASKVVNILNCFTFSKDKLVALELLASNIVDAQNYRLIEDLFRINMSEKKRCRRILEQASKGGCKAPHAMISSCGMIPGNPYPKGKPSRINGIFPGTPIKKETEECTNEGKGIAARILGPSKPAPATYNPHKPVPYPIPPCRPHATIAPSAYNNAGLVPMASVLAPSLPAPPPYTPNQVGSAFSAQANQLFTPHGSNPSTPAATPVPTPSPVKAIISHPLAPATAVISGMSMSTPVLPVFPGQVSSSIHTSQPSTPTPSVIKSLSLPGVPVTSVHSATSIPIPAVFSGLASIPAATPAPQGSSTPCATPASNEAFASASAPFAGLPFSATSSIASVNNPTPLSSVFAGLPLSLTPTPQGISSPIPSAIASSPATSISGPLSLPNPILSVLKGFLTSNDTSLINALPSAVTSELASLSALANQSSEPPASSVNKCYTPSVTPTPQRSSTPSLAIFPGLPSPSVANPSPTPPTLPTQSPLTTSQSIIPVSCGASVALLHGASPTNPEQQISSAPVATGIPVLVKTEPMSPTLSAFKGPSHSAGPSHGTLGLSALGRAYTSATSVPVSLPSSLNPALSGLSSLSAPLNSSTSLASISLAPHASSAPVAPVFNGLPPFTSLTSNFAFTGNPALTPPVTVPGSLLATPSTTASSVSASHVNSTAAVLSGLTASATVSASPFPLNLSSAVPSLFSVTQGPLGSSNPSFPGFPVSNTPTVTPALPSFPGLQASSAVAAVAPLPAAATAPSPAPVLPGFASAFSSNFNSALVAQAGLTSGLQTPGNTVFPGLLSLPGIPGFSQSAAQSSLQELQHSAAAQSALLQAHSASALENYPAQPDGFASYPSAPGTPFSLQTSLPQSGWQ